A window from Triticum aestivum cultivar Chinese Spring chromosome 6D, IWGSC CS RefSeq v2.1, whole genome shotgun sequence encodes these proteins:
- the LOC123146156 gene encoding uncharacterized protein: MALRNLAAKLRIPTSAAARLPSPPTPAAFRLPSDPSVPPPSVSRLESARDWYQFQRARYDDVTREFRNFRLEVVWSERVANLLDLAYKVGCPIVVGGVVMKGIAYRVLAYQKM, encoded by the exons ATGGCGCTGCGCAACCTGGCCGCGAAGTTGCGGATCCCCACCTCTGCTGCTgcccggctcccgtcgccccccacccctgCTGCTTTCCGGCTCCCATCGGACCCTAGCGTTCCGCCGCCGTCCGTTTCTCGGCTCGAG AGCGCCAGAGACTGGTACCAGTTCCAGCGGGCACGTTATGATGATGTGACAAGAGAGTTTAGAAACTTCAG gCTTGAGGTTGTGTGGTCTGAAAGGGTGGCTAACCTGCTTGATTTGGCTTACAAGGTGGGTTGTCCTATTGTCGTTGGTGGTGTGGTCATGAAAGGGATTGCCTATCGGGTGCTTGCCTATCAGAAGATGTGA